One genomic segment of Veillonellales bacterium includes these proteins:
- a CDS encoding carbonic anhydrase, whose amino-acid sequence MNILEQVLAANRLFVAHLPSEFADDSYISKLPKRQLAIFTCMDTRLVDFLEPALGIGRGEAKVIKNAGNSVTGMFEATIRSLVVAIFELNVNEVMVIGHLDCGVAHSSSRGLIEKMLARGISPDAIKMVEPELEQWIDQFHHPVDNVEQVVAKIRTNPLIPKDVPIHGLIFNPRSGEIEVVVNGYQGIGSK is encoded by the coding sequence ATGAATATTTTGGAGCAAGTTCTAGCAGCAAATCGCCTATTTGTGGCCCATTTGCCTAGTGAATTTGCTGATGACTCCTATATCAGCAAACTTCCCAAGCGTCAGTTGGCTATTTTTACCTGTATGGACACTCGTTTGGTGGATTTTTTGGAACCGGCATTGGGAATTGGACGCGGCGAGGCCAAAGTTATTAAAAACGCCGGTAATTCGGTTACCGGCATGTTTGAAGCGACGATTCGCAGTCTGGTTGTAGCCATCTTTGAACTGAATGTGAATGAGGTCATGGTTATAGGGCATTTGGATTGTGGCGTAGCTCACTCAAGCTCCCGGGGGCTGATTGAAAAAATGCTGGCGCGAGGCATTTCGCCAGACGCAATTAAGATGGTTGAACCTGAATTGGAACAGTGGATTGATCAGTTTCATCATCCCGTTGATAATGTGGAGCAGGTAGTGGCAAAAATTAGGACCAATCCCTTAATCCCTAAGGATGTACCGATACATGGTTTAATATTTAATCCTCGTTCCGGTGAAATTGAAGTGGTTGTTAACGGTTATCAGGGGATTGGTTCAAAATAA